The Electrophorus electricus isolate fEleEle1 chromosome 4, fEleEle1.pri, whole genome shotgun sequence region TATTTTCTGCTTTCTACTAATTTTACTTCACTTgttgtgaaggaaaaaaaaactactaagCAACCACATGTAACTTATGATGTGTTCTAATCTGAAATTGTTTAGTGGATGAAACACTGCAGGTGCTGTTGTTGTTAGTGCTAACTGCTTTATAGTACAGAAATAATAAATGCTGAATCTCCTGATTGTCTTATTATGGCTTTATGTTATACAAATGTTCTGCCTTACTCTATTTTAGGGAAAACAATGGCGCTGTCAAAGCTCAACCAAGCTACTAAGAGTTTCACCAAAGCACAGGATTACAGAAATGACATCATGCTGCTGATGCAGCCCTATGCTAACTGGGAGCAGTATCTATTGCCGGCACCCGTCTCCATCGATTTACTGGCTCAGCTGGTACGCATTTCTGCTGCAGATGACTTCTCCATCAATAAAAATCCACCAAAAGACGGGTTCAAATTCATCAGATACCCCAATTCTTTTAGGGCCTGCCTCTTTCAAGTATGTAATGGTTGCTGGCAAGCCTTTAATGTTGCTCACAAGAACATGGACCAAATTCGTATGTACACCGGACAGGTTCCAGAGTACATCAAAAACTCAGTTGGGCTCATAATACAGGAGGATGATGGTCTTGTCCAAGCCTTCTTACCAGCTGAGCTTCAGAACATTGCGCACATATCATCAGAATGCTTAAACCTGGCCATCATGACTGAGAAACAATTCTCAGATATCATCAAGCTGATGCAAGAACTGGTGGAGGCTTTGGTGAATGCAAGACAGAGTCATGATGAGGAGATGGAAGAAATCAAGAAAAACATTGAGATAGCAAAGATTAAACGGGCTGAAGCTAAGGAGGCAAGCGACAGGGCCGAGGCTGCTTTCAATCTGGCTAATGAAAGATTAGCTGAGGACAGAAGGGCCTACCAGCAAGCAATGAAAGATTTGCCAAGTGGATGGGGCCTTTTTGGCCTGAAGCTAATATCAAGTATGTCAGAGCAAGCAATATCAATAGCCTGTGCGTTTGCAACAGAATTTCTTCCAGGACAAATTATCCAAACCTATCTCCAAGCGGACACTATTACACCAAAAGCCATAACACATGTGATCAAAAACTTAAAAGGCACTCCTGAAAGCCACAGAAACATGGCCACTGGAATGAAGAGTAACGTGGATGAAATGTTGGCAACAAGTAACATATTTTCTAAATCTATAACATTTCTACTAGTGGTTGAGAAAATGGAAGAACTTTGCAAAGGTAAGGAAATAAATTGGCCTGAGGTGTATGATCAGGAGAAGCAAACGGTAAAGTCTGATTACTTGGTGGGACTATTTCAGCAAGTCAGCAGAGATATACAGCAAGAAGCTGAATGCCCAATTAAATCCGAGGCACTAGGCATCTGTGACAAGGCTATCTCCACTTTAACAGAGCTAGGTAAATATGCTCCAGAGGGGAAATGTGATGATGCCAAAACAGAGGAGCTTATTAAAGCCATTGACGAACTGAATGTAAGGGCCATGGCCTTTTATTCCAAAGGCAAGTCTTTTACAAATCAGCCATCTTTCTCGACAACGCCCCCCAAGTCAAGTCAACAGCAAATCTATGACTCGGCAAATACAGATGTGGTCCAGATGCACTTAA contains the following coding sequences:
- the LOC118241224 gene encoding uncharacterized protein LOC118241224; its protein translation is MALSKLNQATKSFTKAQDYRNDIMLLMQPYANWEQYLLPAPVSIDLLAQLVRISAADDFSINKNPPKDGFKFIRYPNSFRACLFQVCNGCWQAFNVAHKNMDQIRMYTGQVPEYIKNSVGLIIQEDDGLVQAFLPAELQNIAHISSECLNLAIMTEKQFSDIIKLMQELVEALVNARQSHDEEMEEIKKNIEIAKIKRAEAKEASDRAEAAFNLANERLAEDRRAYQQAMKDLPSGWGLFGLKLISSMSEQAISIACAFATEFLPGQIIQTYLQADTITPKAITHVIKNLKGTPESHRNMATGMKSNVDEMLATSNIFSKSITFLLVVEKMEELCKGKEINWPEVYDQEKQTVKSDYLVGLFQQVSRDIQQEAECPIKSEALGICDKAISTLTELGKYAPEGKCDDAKTEELIKAIDELNVRAMAFYSKGKSFTNQPSFSTTPPKSSQQQIYDSANTDVVQMHLRQSHLRLQMAETQLKIANERNEKTMDNLDQKKKALAEIVSDLKHYNLKEIDFNKRIVVLAKGLEIMGQVKEQWEKLVHFFQIISNIVKTTLSENLKNFKQTVEIAVENSYTYSMFVKDKIYTNALNASAYAYLVNMMSTTYTEVSVQYLMNNVSTLGRLMTMDPNSPQFLAEIDKLGMECESAQNGINSLAAKNRKEFHNRCEERITQIKTILTPALAPLSEKDNLNLKKAIDAMKEPIQKVEEEKPATEMKAITEDDADQYA